DNA from Gephyromycinifex aptenodytis:
CGAGTGGGCCGCAGTGGCAGCCGCCCGCGCGGCCTACATCTGCGGGTTCGGGATGACCAGCAACCTGGAGGCAGCCCGCCGGCACGGCATCCCTTCGGCGGGCACCAGCGCCCACTCCTTCACGCTGTTGCACGACTCCGAAGAGGATGCCTTCACCGCGCAGGTTGAAAGCCTCGGCCGCAACACCACCCTTCTCGTGGACACCTACGACGTGAAGGAAGCAGTCGAGAAGGCGGTGCGCATCGCCGGTTCGGAACTGGGCGCCGTTCGTCTGGATTCGGGAGATCTCGTGGCCCAAGCGCATGAGGTCCGCGCCCAGCTGGATGCCCTCGGAGCCACCTCTACCCGCATCGTCGTCACCTCCGACCTTGACGAATACGCGATCGCCGCGCTGGCTGCGGCTCCGGTGGACGCCTACGGCGTCGGCACCTCCCTGGTCACCGGGTCAGGCGCGCCGACAGCCTCGCTGGTCTACAAACTGGTCCTGCGCGCCGACGACTCCGGCGAACTCATCGCGGTGGCCAAGGCGAGTAAGGACAAGGCCAGCGTGGGCGGGCGCAAGTACGCGCTGCGTCGCCTGGACGAGCACGGCATCGCCACCGCCGAAGTGATCGGTATCGGGGAGCGCCCGCACGGCGACGCCAACGACCGCCAACTGCTGGTCGAGCTGGTCCGCGACGGCGAGGTCATCGGCGAACACAACGTCGAACTGGCCCGGGAACGCCACCGCGCCTCCCTAGCCGAGCTGCCCGGCAAAGCCAGAAGGTTGTCCAAGGGCGAGCCGGTCATCCCCACCGTCTTCATCGATGAGGCCCCCGACCGTCACCTCGTGATTGGAACCCCCTGATGAATCTCAGCTCCTCGCGTGCGCTCGTCATCGTCGACGTCCAGAACGACTTCTGCGAGGGGGGCTCCCTCGCTGTGGCCGGCGGGGCCGGGGTAGCCCAACGCATCAGCGAACACCTGCAAGCGCACAGAGATGATTACGCGGCTGTGGTGGCCACCGCCGACTGGCACATCGATCCCGGCGCGCACTTCGGTGCCACCCCCGAACAGATCGACTACGTCGACCGGTGGCCGGCGCACTGCGTGGCTGAGACCCCCGGTGCGCAGTTCCACCCCGCGGTGCGACCCGCGATCAGCCAAACCGAGGCCGTCTTCCGCAAGGGCGCCTACACCGCGGCCTACAGCGGGTTCGAGGGCATGACGAGCGAGGACGGCGGCGAGGTCGGCCTGGCCGACTGGTTGCGCGACGGGGGGATAACCCACGTCGACATCGTCGGTATCGCCACCGACCACTGCGTCCGGGCCACCGCCTTGGACGCAGCCAAAGAGGGATTCGAGACCCGCGTGCTGCTCGACCTCACCGCCGGGGTCGCCCCGGAGAGCACCACTCAGGCGTTGTCGCGCATGCGCGAGAACGGCATCGAGCTGGCGGGTTCACCGGTACTGCACAGCTGAGACGGTGTCCCTGCCGCGCGGGCGACGGGGACACCGGTGGCGGATCAGGTCAGGCCGAGGTGGTAGGCCTCTTCCCACAGTTCGTCGCGCACCCGCGGGTGGGCAGCGTGGTCGATGAGGTGTCGGGCTTGGCCCTTCTCGTCCTGCCCGATGAGTTCGGCAATGCCGTTTTCGGTGACCACGGCCGAATGTTGGAATGAGGTGACGGGCTGGTCGAGCAGCGGCACGATCGTGGAGACGTCAACCTTCGGGTGCCAGGAACGCAACGCCATGATCGCCTGCCCGCCGGGGGCGTGGATGGCGCCGACGGTGAAGTCGGTCTGGCCACCGAACCCGGAGTGGATGCGGGTTTCGATCCGTGACGCGTTCGCCTGATCGAACAAGTCGACCTGCAGTGCGGTGTTGATGCTCGTCATCCCGGGGTTCTGGCTGATCCGCCCCGGCGCGTTGACCGTCTCGGTGCGCAATACCCGCAAGCCTTCGTTGCGGTGGGCCCACGCGAAGAGCTCCGGGCTACCGAACATGAACGAGCAGGTCACCAGCCGTTCCCGGTCCATCGCCCCGGCCTGGACCAGGGCCAGGATGCCGTCGGAGATCATCTCACTCCACACCCCGAGCCGGCGTTTGCGTTGCAGCCCTGCCAGCGTCGCGTCGGGGATCTCACCGATCCCCAACTGCAGGGTCGCCCCGTCACTG
Protein-coding regions in this window:
- a CDS encoding isochorismatase family protein; the encoded protein is MNLSSSRALVIVDVQNDFCEGGSLAVAGGAGVAQRISEHLQAHRDDYAAVVATADWHIDPGAHFGATPEQIDYVDRWPAHCVAETPGAQFHPAVRPAISQTEAVFRKGAYTAAYSGFEGMTSEDGGEVGLADWLRDGGITHVDIVGIATDHCVRATALDAAKEGFETRVLLDLTAGVAPESTTQALSRMRENGIELAGSPVLHS
- a CDS encoding acetyl-CoA hydrolase/transferase C-terminal domain-containing protein, whose amino-acid sequence is MISDGILALVQAGAMDRERLVTCSFMFGSPELFAWAHRNEGLRVLRTETVNAPGRISQNPGMTSINTALQVDLFDQANASRIETRIHSGFGGQTDFTVGAIHAPGGQAIMALRSWHPKVDVSTIVPLLDQPVTSFQHSAVVTENGIAELIGQDEKGQARHLIDHAAHPRVRDELWEEAYHLGLT
- a CDS encoding nicotinate phosphoribosyltransferase, coding for MMQAALHSGTGHRASVFELFGRRLPEGRRYGVVAGTGRFLDALADFRFGAAEIDALAARQVVDEATLEYLREYRFTGSVWGYAEGEVYFPGSPLLIVEGTFLEAVVLETLALSIYNHDCAVASAASRMTMAAGGRPCIEMGSRRTHEWAAVAAARAAYICGFGMTSNLEAARRHGIPSAGTSAHSFTLLHDSEEDAFTAQVESLGRNTTLLVDTYDVKEAVEKAVRIAGSELGAVRLDSGDLVAQAHEVRAQLDALGATSTRIVVTSDLDEYAIAALAAAPVDAYGVGTSLVTGSGAPTASLVYKLVLRADDSGELIAVAKASKDKASVGGRKYALRRLDEHGIATAEVIGIGERPHGDANDRQLLVELVRDGEVIGEHNVELARERHRASLAELPGKARRLSKGEPVIPTVFIDEAPDRHLVIGTP